aaccCCAGCCTGTGCGAGGACTTTGCTAGCTATCAGCCGATAAACCCTAACCCTGCATCCTTCCTTGGGGAATGCCTGCACGAAAGTGGGCAGAATCGATACCCCAGCACCTATTTCCTCTTTTTCAGAAAAGGGGGGTTTGGAACAGAGACtcggggggggtggggaaggaggagtTTACTCACCCGGGTAGCTTCCCAGCAGCTTCGCTGCAGCAGAATGCCACGCCTGGAATTCTGCAATGGAATTCCTGCACCCGGGTGCCCAGAGTGGAAGCGATACAATGGGAGCCAAGGCAAAGGTGCACAAACGCATTTCGCTACCAATCTCCCACAAATGGCAACGGTGGGAATCGGGACGGGGACAAGACCCCACAAAATGTATGGCCCAGAGATAAAACCATGGcaggagaaaagaaagcaaagaggagggaagagggagggaagaaaggaaagagaagggaaaaaaggaggaggaggagagggaaggaaggaaggaaggaaggaagggggaccaCATAAggacaaaaagaaagagaggcacATTTCCTTGGAAGATGCCCCAATCTATGGACTTCAGCCCTGAATCCAACACCTTTTCAGGTTTCTGGCTGAGCTGAGCCCACATCCTCCCAAGGCCACTAACTGCCCCCCTCCCACTCATCCTGGGGTGGGAGACCTACATTCAGGTATAACTTTCAGCCTAGGATGGAGGTCAAGCGAGCGCAGTCCTGCTTGCTCCTCCCGAAATAAAACCTAAGGCTCCCTCAGCGTTTTGGTTCCTGCGCTTCATTTCAACGAGGGTCTCGGGCGAAACCTCTGGAGCTGAAAGACGGCGgtggcagagagagagggggggggagggaaggaaggcccGGCAGCCACTACAGAGAGCCTAAGGCAAGCTAgctagcagaggaaaaggtgcctACAGGGCCGTCGGTGGCCCTGGGTTTAGTGCAAAGGATCCAGAAACCGGACACTCGTCCCTGGTTAGATTTCCCAGCCTATTTTTGCCAAAACAAGACACCCTTCCTGCACCTGATGGCGGTCACCTCCGTTGCCTCTGCGCCCGCTTGTCACTTGCCCCTCTTGCTTCTCCCCTTACGGGAGGAGGGCTTCCCGCTGCCCCCCGCGGACGAGCCTGCCGAAGAGGCCACGGGGATGTTGATTTGCCCATCCTGGATCTCCTGCCGGGCCTCGGCGGGCAGGTGGTTGATCTTCTGCTGGGCCTCCAGGTAGAACATGACGTCGcggagctgctcctggacctcggTGATCTGGAGGTCCTTCTGCTCGCAGGTCTCCTTCAGGAGCTTCTCCTCGTCCTTCAGTTTGTTCTGGAGCAGGAGCTGGTTGGCCCGCAGGCATTTGTTCATCTCCTGCTCTTCCTTCAGCTCGTTGGTCAGCTTGGACACCTTGGTGCTGAGCTGGCTGCATCTGGAAGGGGAGAAAGGGGGAAACTTGAGGCGACGGCGGCAGCCACAGAATCTTTGCCGGGATAAAAGGAGCCGGAATTTCTGCCTGTCTTTGAAGTCTGACAAGAACGCTGCCCTGGAAGATATTTCACCCCTCTAGGGTGAtcctatggcacgcagagccctctctgctggcacaggCGCCATCGCCCCGGGTCAGATCTCCGTGGGGTTTCTTtcctgagcttctgtttccctgcaaacaacgaaacggaagctcacaaaagaaaaagatctgatcTCTTGCCACACTGCcccgcctcccaccggccagcctgtcttcaggtctctgctgcccaTGCAGGGTTGCCCACGCATACCTCCACCCGCACTTTTCAGTTTGGGCACACGGTGTCTAAAACGTTTGCCATCACCCCTCTAGGGCTTAATACTCGACTTGCGACTGTTTGAAGtcgcaacaaaaaaagaaaaaggagaattatGACTCAAATTCGAAATTCCGACAGTTGCCCCACCGCCTCTCTAAATTCCTATGACTGGAACTGAAGCACAAAGGCAGGGATCTgcgaacttggctcttttaagatttgtggacttcaactcccagagttcatcagccagctttgctttgctcagCTTTGGctgagctttgctagctgagggactctgggagttgaagtccacaagccttaaaagagccaagtttgcagcccCCTGCGCTAAGGCAACTGGAGGTGGAGACCCTCTGAGAGTTGTATGCCACGAAATTtcgttttaatgtatgccgattagcgtACGTTCAAAGTGACCATAAAGGGATTCTTAACGGTGGCTTCATTTACGGCTGTTTGCAGCATTCCGCCATCAAGCGACTGCAGcccttccagttttcagcaaaaccctgattggttcgtttaacaactgcagcatttgcttaatgactgttacaaaaaaaaccaaaacccaccaACTTCAGGTCACGTAACTGTTTTATGACCGTAATGGATGGTCTCCCATCATAGCTGCGTGTCAAGGACCACCTCATTGCTCCTAAGGATGTTAATTCCTTAGACCAAGAGGAAAAACCGGCTGGTCcacaggggggttggggggagaggATTGGAGTCAAATATTAAaagtggcttaaaagttttattaaattttaattggggtttttatgcattttagggttttaaattgttttaaatttcggccatttatgtaatatgcttggttttaagttttgttttaatgtgtatattgtggggtttttattatttggctgtacaccgccctgagtccttcgggagaagggcggtataaaaatctaataaaataaaaataaataaataaaataaatatcacaaATGAGATGCATTTTGCACCCGGATCACTAATTTTAGGAACGTCCAGTTCTAAATCCTGAAAGTTACCCACTTCCGTTCGACCGACTGCCTCTCCTTCAGTAAGTCGTTCAGTCTGTGTTCCAGCGAGTCGCATTTCTCAATAGTTTCTTTAAATTTGGCCTTCATGTTGTTGATCtgtaaatgatattttttttttaaaaaaaatgggcatTTTAAGTTCCGACTGGGTGCTCTCTGCCTGGCTCAGAATCTGATTCAGGACCATTCTTCTCAGGAATTTTTCTGGGCGAGTAGTAATTGCTACAGCAAAGTGGTTCCCCAACTTTGGGTTGGGAAACGAACATCTTGTTTACCGATTCCTTGGAAGAATATTCCTGGAGCTCCTTTTGGAAAGGATGGACTCTGCTTTGGAAGAGGAAACATAGACTGAGCAGAGAGAAGAAACCAGCGACATGAAGTGGCTTCCTTAGTCCAGCATGGCTACTTGCAGGCTCTGAGATCCTAAGCCTTTCTCAAGGGACTTCTTGGCTGGACTTAGGCCCCAAGAGTAAACCAGGCCTTCAGAAATGGAAGGAGCGCAATCTGACCCTGCAATCTGGTTCCTGCTCTCTACAAGAACAAAGTTTCCAGAAGGAACTTACTTCTTCGGCTGTATCCTTTTCTATTCGGACGATCTTGTTCTCCCAGTAGATGCGCTGGGACTCCAACTGGCTGGTTAGCAAgtaggaatactgcattcagagagagggagagggagagagaaagagaaagagagagaaagtgaaatcCTTAattagggctgggaagtggctcaccaggctaatgcagtctgttattaacagcagctgcttgcaattactgcaggttcaagtcccaccaggcccaaggttgactcacagccttccatcctttataaggtaggtaaaatgaggacccagattgtggggggggcaataagttgactttgtatataaatatacaaataggatgaagactattgccttacacaatgtaagccaccctgagtctttggagaagggtgggatataaattcaaataaataaataaataaaaataaaattatgttctctagagcaggtgtctccaaccttggccactttaagacttgtggacttcaactcccagaattcctcagccagcaaagcttcacgaagctaaggaactctgggagttgaagtccacaagacttaaagtggccaagtttggagacacctGCTCTAGAGGACAGCTGGAATCCCATCTCGGAAGTCTCCTCCACTCCAAGTTTCATTCAAGGAAGACAATCCTAGACTATGAAAAACGTTCCACAGAGCATCCGTTGAGCTAGCCATAAGAATCTCCACAAACGAACCGCCTGGGAAGAGCAGCGATGCACACTTACTTCTAACTGTAAGGCATCAATTTTCTCTTCTTGACATACATCCCCCTCACATTCGTACTGAACCAGCTTGCCGTCTGTTTTGCTGGCCACCAGACGGTGGACGTAATTGTCTGGAGAAAAGACAACAACCGAACCGGTCATCCTGAATCAAGGTCCGAATCAAAGCTGCTCAGGTGTCACCTCCAATTATGCCCGCCTTCAGGTGTGTGTGAAAGGGAAGGTGAGCTCCGGGCTCCTTTTGAGGTAAAGAAGTGGTGGCCCTCAAACTCCTCCCCACCCAAGGACCTCCAGACTTGCTCTCAAGAACGGAGCCCTCTCTGGTTATAGCAAAGTCGATGGGCCAGGGGTCCCCCCAATGAAAGCGGGAGGTCCACTCGGTGGTCTGCGGAACAGGGCTTACCCCCGGCGTAGTCCCACACCCTGTGATTGGTCAGCTGCATGGCGTAGGTGTGTTGCGTCTCCTCAAAGTGCTTGTACGCGTGCCGACTCACGTAACGCCCACATCCAATGTGCCCGCAGATGAGGCATATCCAAAGGTTCTGTACAACAGAAGGAGCGATACAACTGAcgtccaggggaaaaaaaccaacaccACTCAATTTCTATTTCCGAAGAAGCAACACTTTTGATTTCTGAACAGACATGGATCCAGACTCACTCACTTCTTGGACTCCACATTcaaaacatttgttttcttctACGGGTTCCGGAGTCTGGCAGTACCTGCAGACGGGGCACCTggagaagggagaaaagagaagaaaaataggtCGCCCGGCTTTGACCTTCTGGATCTCCATTGCCCCCTGCTCTGATCCACTTTTCCGCCCTTGTTGAGGGTCTTACGTGGTGTCCTCCCACCGCTGCAGACACTGACTGTGGAAGCTGTGGTTGCAGACGGTGGTCAGGATCCCGTTGACCGATTCATCCATCCTCTCCAAGCAGACGGTGCATTTGGGGAGCTCGGTCAGGTCCATGACGGGCAGGCTGGCCCCCTGCAGGAGGAGAAGAGATCGGACCTCAGTGTTCTCCCAACCCTGGCCACTTGAAGGTgtatggacttaaactcccagaattccccagtcagcaggtTGGAAAACCCTGTCTTAGCCAGGCCACCTTCCAGTTGCAATGAACAGCAATGGGAAATCTCTGCAAGTTGAACTGCAAAGGTATTATAGGGCATAAGCGAATTTCCTCTGGCGTATCAGAAAAGGCCGTGGGGCCTTATCACCATATTATCCCACCCCCACGTCTGGCCTCACTTCAGCGGCATCTTACACCAGAAGACCGCTAACTGGGGAGAGATCTCCCccaccctgttgtgacccagacccaagtaggtagtaggaaactcagtcagtgtaaaaacaaactttattcaaacagctgagaattacttcattctcagcgtagtccaactaaattaaagcaaattcctcccaacacaaattcctcagtcctatcgccaaccttggtccaattaggcaaactgccaaaggcctttcttggcaaaagtttggAAGATGCggctacaaaacaaatgcaacaagacaaagctatcaacgttgttttccggcaaagagccctaacgccgttgctgatcttttaagccttatgggaggggccaatcatctcttggccctactcccaagtcgtcttctttgcttgagctgctcttgccttctggcagctcttctcatgtatgcattaggaacaggctcctcctgttcctctgcctctctactgtcagcctctggaggccgcatctcactccccgatcaccctggccccacctcagcctcctacacagagccctcatccaagccttcctcagactccaggaatggcccatgttcttcctcagcctcatcgctgtctgactccgttgtcagctccgcaggctgctggcggaccacaacactccccagaaaggaaacagaacaagagacCGCTTACATCCTCTGacttgaagacctctgccctttCCACATAGACGAGCTGACAAACGTCCTCTTCTATGGAGTTAAACTGCCGACCGTTGCAAGCCATGTAGAAGCTGTCTGCATCTGCCTGCACAGAAGCCACAGGAGAAGAGTTTGGAGGGACACAAATTGTTGCAAATGATCGAAGGCCTGTTTTCCTAAACTACTCCCCCCTCACCtcctcaaaaaataaataatataagaaCAGGGCAGCGATACTCGCTTACTCAGCCCCTTCCTCTCTCGGATTCAGGACTTTCTAGTCCAGCAACCAATAACGTCCCATTtccgcccccaccccccagttgCAAGAGCAGCATGCATGTTTCTGGATCACAACCAGACAGGAGAGGCACGGAAGGAGCCTTCTGCCCAAAGCCGAAGTCGCTCTTTGTTCTTACCTGGGTCCGGAATTTGATGAGGACCATGTACTGGTTTGGGGTGGAATCTCGGATGATTTTCATGTGTTCGATGACATCATAAAAAGACGCCACAAACTTCATGAGGTCGTGGCTGGTCATTGTGGCAGGGACTGTGAGAATACACAGCATGGCGCTACGCCGCACCTCTTCTTTTAACGAGGTCATTTTGCTGCGCAAGGGAAGAATCAAGACTTAGTCAGCAagttcatcctttttgcttcggCTCTATAAATGCAGCGTTCACCAATTTTAACTGCTTTCAGACATCTGGACTTCACCACCCAGAATTCCCCTTCAGCCCCAGAGCCTTTCCTTCTCAAAGGAAGAGGAATTTCATAGTGATGGCAGCTTTCCAGATCctttaaagcagggctctccaaacctgacaacttttaaggcttgtgaacttcagctcctagaattccccagtcggCCATGCAGGTGGGGAATTctaagaattgaagtccacaagtcttaaagttgccaggcttGGAGACCTTAAAGCCTTAAAGCATTTAACCTTGAGTCCTGCTTCCTTACTTTGTCTTGTAGAGATGCATAATGCCGTGAGCTATTTCAACCGATGGATTCCCACTAAAAAAGGAGATCTGGTCAGGGAGCTGCTTTGAGGGAGAATCCGGTGTGGTCCCACTGCTTCCACTTTGGCCATCCTGATTATTGTGACCCTCAGTGGAGGAAGCCTCAGCTGCACCAACTTTGTCCGTCAGCTTTTTCACCTCATCTTTTTCAGAAATCCAAAAAGAGATAAGTTAGAAACCTGACACTGCCAAACTGCAATCCATACTTATTTCAACATCTTTTCTAATCAAAAGGTAAGGTACTGCTTTGCGGCAATGGGCAAAAGAATGGCAGAAGATTTCTTGGAAATCTTTTATCGGTATAAAAATTAGGCCATTAAGATTTTGAATCCAGAAAAGCTGCTCAGCTCATATTTCTCAGCAATGCTGCACCAGAAGACCAAACGTTGCCAATAACAATCCAGAGTGAAGTACTAATTTCTGATCATTGATCCTATTGATTCATACGCtcataaaaaattaataagcaGGCTTCAAGAATCACTTGCAATGGTGCCTTGCGAAGAAGCTCGCAAAAAGTTGCTTGCAAGGGAATCTGTTTAACAGCCAGCCTGCCCAGATGCAATCCTCCACATTTTTGTGAAAAAAGGAGCCTTGAATTTCTTGCTTAAGCAGCCAGATGCCAAGCTGACTTCAGAAGGTATGTTTTGTCGGGCCTTCAACAGCTGCTTATTAACCAGGGAGGTTggctggatggacagacagaaatATACACAGACATATATACAAATATGCACCGTGGAATTTACATAATTCCAATCAAACGGTGCTTCTCCACTTGTGCCAATCATTCTCTACATCCTAGAGAAATGTACCGCTCATCCTTCTGCCTGGGGCACCAAACGACATCTCACGGGTACCTGGATCCGGCTTTATCGTCTCAATGATCACGTCCGTCATCTCTCGCCGGCCAATGTGCTGGTGGATGATGGTCGCCCTCTCCACGGGAGCCTTGCCCTCCAAGGTCAccgcagcagcggcggcggcggcggcggccaaaGATGTCTCCTGCATCACCTCATCAGACATCTCAGTAGCTGAAAAGCATGATTCACCCGGCTGTGGCTGAGTTTCCGCACGAGCCACACAACCGCAGCCACACCAGACCAGCTAAACCTGAACCAGCCCCCGTGCACTGAGCTCCTTAGGCCACGGGCTGTTTGGacgcctcccttcctcccttccttccttccctgggtCCATCCGTGTTCATCCCCTGACCTATAAAAAAAGGCCGATCTTGCCTTGTTGCCCCCAAGCTGGCTCCCCAATGCATAAACAGACCCacaaagcgagagagagagatcagtaaAGGAGGCCTGGCGAAGGGGGCTCTAAATTAGACAACCTTGGCCGCttaaagcctggcggacttcaactggctggggaattctgggagttgaagtccgccaggcttaaagcagccaagattggagacccctgctctaaatcgaGTGGCTTTTTTCAAGCAGGGGAGCCTTAAGGCAGGTGGACTCCAAGGCCCAGAATCCTGCCGGgtgggggattatgggagttgaagtcctcctgttTTAAGCTTGCAAAAACACCGGTTTAAGAGACCAGGAGCTAAATATTTCGACTGTCCCGGCCTCTTGCCTCCTCCGGCAGGCCCCACATCCCCCTCCCCGCCCCGtagtcccctcccctcccccccccgagggCCCTCACCGGCAGCGCTGTAAGAGAAGCCGCCCGGCACGGGCGAAGACTCGGCCAGCTCCAAGCGAAGGACCACCAGAGACACACTCATAGGGGCCGCCCCGCGGAGGGTCCCGGGCCTGCGGGGGTCCGAGCTCGAGCGGGAGAAACGGGAGCCCCCCCTCCGCCGACTCGGATTGCCGAGCGCTTCCGCCTCTCCGCCCTCGTGACCTTTGACACTTAGGAGGGGGCCGCGCGCAGGCGCCGTGCGCCGCAGGGGGCGCGGCCGTGAGGTCACGCGGGGAGGGGTAAAAAAAAGAAGCGAGTGGGcggggagtgggcgtggccagtgactccgactcctcctcctcctcctcctccgccccttCTTCCAAACCCGGAAGGGCTCCTCTGGTCCGCTTCGGTCGAAGGTCTCCCaggaggggggtggggtggggggagtggagCATGGGGCCTCTTGGCTGCGGAGGATAGGAGGTGTAGTCGCCCCTTGGCTTGTCTTTTGCAGCCCTGGTTGtattctggaggaggaggaggaggaggtgacacTGGAACTTCCAGGGAAGAGGCTGGGAGAGGTGGCTGGTTGGGGATaatgggagttggagtccgccaggcttaaagtggccaaggttggagaccactgctttaaAGAGCCCTGGTTGtattctggaggaggaggaggaacctcCAGGGGAGAGGCTAGAAGAGGTGGCTGGTTGGGGAcaatgggagttggagtccagtcGGGGGGCTAGGAAGGCTGAGGCCGGGGCGGGGAACCGCTTCCTGGAGGTCGGCAGGCTGGAGGTACCAAGTGAGGCCTGCCTgtgtttttggggtgggggtgggggcttgcCCGCCCCCTCCCTCCAGGAAGGATCTCTGGTCTctgcttttctgaagctctttggcCCTTTGTGTGAGCCTCTAGAAATGCTGTTGCttctcagccttggccacttAAAAGATGAGTGGATGGAATTTCTgcctgaggacttctgggagttgatgtccacccaTTTTCAAGTGGCCAGGGCTTACCCGTAAGAAgcaacaggatttttaaaaaaaaatttacacgGTAGTCCGCATcgtttcaaaaatatatatataccggGTATAGATAACCCAGTGTAAAAAAATACGCCCCGATATTTTCTTTTGCACAAGTCTCTGAAGCCCTTCCCTCTGCTTTGACACGCGCAGTCCCAGTCCCCATGGGTTTCGGGAGAATTTTCCAAGCCTTTTGCGGCTGCCCTGCAAGGAGGTTACCAATCCTTCGGCCTTCCCAGCAAAAAACCCCAGAGCTGGCTTCCCGATGGAGGAATTACGCATCCTGTCCCTACAGAGCGGTGATCTTTGACATGGGTGgagttctccttccttctccaagCAAACTGGCCATGGGTAGGTGATTTTCCCAGAATGTTATACCATCCACCTTCTCTTCCCTTGGCTGGTTCTGTTTGAAGCTTCTCTGCTTTCAGCTGTTGAATTTCTCCCACCTTCTGCAGGGAGAGTCGTTTTGATACCAAAAAATGGTTTCAATGGCTCAGCACCAGCTCAAACTGTAATTCCTGAAGCTTCCTCAGTGTTGGTTTTACTCCTGtgctgcagaatagaatagaatggggaataggaataggaagaatgagaataagagaatagaatagaataaagaaaagatacgttcatcaagaattgtaaggtacaacacttaatgatagtcgtagggtacaaataagcaatcagaaaacaatatcaatataaatcgtaaggatacaagcaagaaagttacagtcataagtggaaggagatgggtgatgggaacgatgagaagattaatagtagtgcagacttagtaaatagtttgacagtgttgagggaattatttgtttagcagagtgatggcgtttgggaagaaactgttcttgtgtctagttgttctggtgtgtgcagtgctctgtagcgtcgttttgagggtaggagttgaaacagtttatgtccaggatgtgaggggtctgtaagtattttcacagccctctttttgactcgtgcagtatacagatcctccatggaaggcaggttggtagcaattattttttctgcagttctaatgatcctctgaagtctgtgtctgtcttgttgggttgcagaaccaaaccagacagttatagaggtgcagatgacagactcaatcattcctctgtagaaccagatcagcagctccttgggcagtttgagctttctgaattggtgcagaaagaacattctttgttgtccttttttgatgatgtttttgatgttagctgtcccttttagatcttgtgatatggtagaacctagaaatttgaaggtctctactgttgctaCTGtgatgtctagtattgtgagaggtggaagcatggaagagtttctcctaaagtctaccaccatttctacagttttgagtgtgttctgttccagattgttccagatgCACCATGAGGCTtgtcattcaacctcccgtctgtatgcggattcatcattgtctcaaatgagaccgatcactgctgtgtcatctgcaaacttcagtagtttaacagatgggtcgttagagatgcagtgattggtatacagagagaagagaagttctGCACTACACGCTGCATTATTCTTTAAATCTTTTGTGTCCCGAGAGAGAAATATGACTTCTTCACTGGACTGCCTGCCTTTATTTAGATTGGGAGATTCGGAATCATGTCCCCGCTGGCACCATCGAAGAGGCCTTAAGATCCGGGGATGAGGACAGGCCCTGGATGAGATTCATGAGGGGGCAGCTGAAGTGGGCAGAATTTCTGCACGAGTTCAGACAACAGTGCTCCACAATCGTAAGCCAGTTTCTCGCTTTGATTCCCGTGGggtgaggaagggaggagggtctTAAGCtgaataatgtcagggttccaaggaacacccccaacaaaataaggctttgaggcttgaggttcctcaaagttccaatttattagagatgtcatgttagcacagctgggaaaacccaaaactgaaagcttccaggtgtgGAAGCACCTTGGGAGAGTCCCATGGATGAACAGCGCCAGCGTTAATGTCCATTTTCCCAATAAGTCCATTTGTTTTTCCCGAGTTGGCGCTGGAGGAGGTCAACCAGAAAAGATACATCGCTGCGTTGGGAGTTTAAAACCGTTCATGGCTACCATGCTATCTCAGAAACTAGACTAGTTTCCTTCTAACTAAAAAAGAAACTTTACAATTGAATTTACAATCTATGTGCTTCTtcgctggaaaaaaaaacacaccccatcctacatttcttttccccctccccaggcaaATGCTTCTGTTCCAGCGGACTCTTTCGTTTTTGAATTAACCGGAATACAAATGTCAGACCAGCTCCCTGTTATGACCAAGGCCGTAAAGTGCATCAGAGCCAGAGGTCTCAAGACAGCTGTTTTGACAAACAACTTTTATCT
This genomic stretch from Ahaetulla prasina isolate Xishuangbanna chromosome 15, ASM2864084v1, whole genome shotgun sequence harbors:
- the BRAP gene encoding BRCA1-associated protein isoform X2; translated protein: MSVSLVVLRLELAESSPVPGGFSYSAAATEMSDEVMQETSLAAAAAAAAAVTLEGKAPVERATIIHQHIGRREMTDVIIETIKPDPDEVKKLTDKVGAAEASSTEGHNNQDGQSGSSGTTPDSPSKQLPDQISFFSGNPSVEIAHGIMHLYKTNKMTSLKEEVRRSAMLCILTVPATMTSHDLMKFVASFYDVIEHMKIIRDSTPNQYMVLIKFRTQADADSFYMACNGRQFNSIEEDVCQLVYVERAEVFKSEDGASLPVMDLTELPKCTVCLERMDESVNGILTTVCNHSFHSQCLQRWEDTTCPVCRYCQTPEPVEENKCFECGVQENLWICLICGHIGCGRYVSRHAYKHFEETQHTYAMQLTNHRVWDYAGDNYVHRLVASKTDGKLVQYECEGDVCQEEKIDALQLEYSYLLTSQLESQRIYWENKIVRIEKDTAEEINNMKAKFKETIEKCDSLEHRLNDLLKERQSVERKWMQPAQHQGVQADQRAEGRAGDEQMPAGQPAPAPEQTEGRGEAPEGDLRAEGPPDHRGPGAAPRRHVLPGGPAEDQPPARRGPAGDPGWANQHPRGLFGRLVRGGQREALLP
- the BRAP gene encoding BRCA1-associated protein isoform X1; translated protein: MSVSLVVLRLELAESSPVPGGFSYSAAATEMSDEVMQETSLAAAAAAAAAVTLEGKAPVERATIIHQHIGRREMTDVIIETIKPDPDEVKKLTDKVGAAEASSTEGHNNQDGQSGSSGTTPDSPSKQLPDQISFFSGNPSVEIAHGIMHLYKTNKMTSLKEEVRRSAMLCILTVPATMTSHDLMKFVASFYDVIEHMKIIRDSTPNQYMVLIKFRTQADADSFYMACNGRQFNSIEEDVCQLVYVERAEVFKSEDGASLPVMDLTELPKCTVCLERMDESVNGILTTVCNHSFHSQCLQRWEDTTCPVCRYCQTPEPVEENKCFECGVQENLWICLICGHIGCGRYVSRHAYKHFEETQHTYAMQLTNHRVWDYAGDNYVHRLVASKTDGKLVQYECEGDVCQEEKIDALQLEYSYLLTSQLESQRIYWENKIVRIEKDTAEEINNMKAKFKETIEKCDSLEHRLNDLLKERQSVERKCSQLSTKVSKLTNELKEEQEMNKCLRANQLLLQNKLKDEEKLLKETCEQKDLQITEVQEQLRDVMFYLEAQQKINHLPAEARQEIQDGQINIPVASSAGSSAGGSGKPSSRKGRSKRGK